Proteins from one bacterium genomic window:
- the lpdA gene encoding dihydrolipoyl dehydrogenase encodes MDIFDVVVIGGGPGGYVAAIRAGELGFKTACIDDGSNKEGKPSLGGTCLNVGCIPSKALLDTSERYEQIQHDLGDHGISVTGASIDVTKMLARKESVVAKLSGGIAGMFRKAKVTSFHSLGRLVRKDGDHWVIAVGDQEIGAKNVIVATGSSPRALPIAPFDGDKIVENAGALSFSEVPKKLGVIGAGVIGLELGSVWRRLGAQVTILEAAPAFLAAADAQVAKEALKQFTSQGLDMHLGVSIDKVDASGNGVKVSYTENGEQKTLECDKLIVSIGRVPNTKGLGAEAVGLKLDERGFVATQEYRTNLDGIYAIGDVIGGAMLAHKAESEAVALVERLAGQAGSVNYDAIPWVIYTSPEIAWVGKTEEQLKAEGAAYKKGSYQFAFNGRALGHNDTRGFIKVIADAKTDKVLGVHMIGPNVSELLAEAVSVMEFGGSAEDIARTMHAHPTLSEVLKEAAHAVR; translated from the coding sequence GTGGACATTTTCGACGTAGTGGTCATTGGCGGCGGCCCCGGCGGGTACGTGGCGGCCATTCGCGCGGGCGAGCTCGGCTTCAAGACCGCCTGCATCGACGACGGCTCGAACAAGGAAGGCAAGCCCAGCCTCGGCGGCACCTGCCTCAACGTGGGCTGCATCCCCTCCAAGGCCCTCCTCGATACCTCCGAGCGCTACGAGCAGATCCAACACGACCTGGGCGACCACGGCATCTCCGTCACCGGCGCCTCGATCGACGTCACCAAGATGCTCGCGCGCAAGGAATCGGTCGTCGCCAAGCTCTCGGGCGGTATCGCCGGCATGTTCCGCAAGGCCAAGGTCACCTCGTTCCATAGCCTCGGCCGCCTGGTCCGCAAGGACGGCGACCATTGGGTGATCGCGGTGGGCGATCAGGAGATCGGCGCCAAGAACGTAATCGTTGCGACCGGCTCCTCGCCCCGCGCCCTGCCCATCGCCCCCTTCGACGGCGACAAGATCGTCGAGAACGCGGGTGCGCTCTCCTTCAGCGAAGTGCCCAAGAAGCTCGGCGTCATCGGCGCGGGCGTCATCGGCCTCGAGCTGGGCAGCGTCTGGCGTCGCCTCGGCGCTCAGGTGACCATCCTGGAAGCCGCCCCCGCCTTCCTCGCCGCCGCCGATGCTCAGGTGGCCAAGGAAGCCCTCAAGCAGTTCACCAGCCAGGGTCTCGACATGCATCTGGGCGTCTCCATCGACAAGGTGGACGCCTCGGGCAACGGCGTGAAGGTGAGCTACACCGAGAACGGCGAGCAGAAGACCCTCGAGTGCGACAAGCTGATCGTCTCGATCGGCCGCGTGCCCAACACCAAGGGCCTCGGCGCCGAGGCCGTCGGCCTCAAGCTCGACGAGCGCGGCTTCGTGGCGACCCAGGAGTACCGCACCAACCTGGACGGCATCTACGCCATCGGCGACGTGATCGGTGGGGCCATGCTCGCCCACAAGGCCGAGTCCGAGGCGGTGGCGCTGGTCGAGCGCCTGGCGGGCCAGGCTGGCAGCGTCAACTACGACGCGATCCCCTGGGTGATCTACACCTCGCCCGAGATCGCGTGGGTCGGTAAGACCGAAGAGCAGCTCAAGGCCGAAGGGGCTGCCTACAAGAAGGGCAGCTACCAGTTCGCCTTCAACGGCCGCGCCCTGGGTCACAACGACACCCGCGGGTTCATCAAGGTGATCGCCGACGCCAAGACCGACAAGGTCCTCGGCGTCCACATGATCGGCCCCAACGTCTCGGAACTGCTTGCCGAGGCGGTCTCGGTGATGGAGTTCGGCGGCAGCGCCGAGGATATCGCCCGCACCATGCACGCGCACCCCACCCTCTCCGAGGTGCTCAAGGAAGCCGCGCACGCCGTGCGCTAG
- the odhB gene encoding 2-oxoglutarate dehydrogenase complex dihydrolipoyllysine-residue succinyltransferase has protein sequence MLLEVKVPVFSESVSEGTLLDWNKKVGDHVSRGDMLIGIETDKVVLEVTAQQDGVITQILKKEGDTVETNDLLAVIDTEAKAAAGAPAAAEAPAAPAASAAPAAAGAPAVSTELSPAVRKMVAETGVNAQAIAGTGKDGRVTKGDVIAHVEAPKAAVVPAAPVAVPAGLRPSQRVPMTRIRARIAQRLKEVQNTAALLTTFNEVNMKPVMDLRKKYQDQFVKKYGIKLGFMSFFVAAVTEALKQFPVINASIEGNDIVYHGFFDIGIAVASERGLVVPILRDTDGMSLADIEKAIGAFADKARAGKLTLDDMTGGTFSITNGGTFGSMLSTPIVNQPQSAILGMHNIIERPVAENGQVVIRPMMYLALSYDHRIIDGKEAVQFLVTIKNLLEDPARLLLKI, from the coding sequence ATGCTTCTAGAGGTCAAAGTTCCCGTATTCTCGGAATCGGTCAGCGAAGGGACCCTGCTCGACTGGAACAAGAAGGTCGGCGATCACGTCTCGCGCGGTGACATGCTGATCGGCATCGAGACCGACAAGGTCGTGCTCGAAGTGACCGCCCAGCAGGATGGCGTGATCACCCAGATCCTCAAGAAGGAAGGCGATACCGTCGAGACCAACGACCTGCTCGCGGTCATCGACACCGAGGCGAAGGCTGCCGCTGGCGCCCCTGCCGCCGCCGAGGCTCCCGCGGCTCCTGCTGCGAGCGCTGCTCCGGCTGCTGCCGGCGCGCCGGCCGTCAGCACCGAGCTGAGCCCTGCCGTCCGCAAGATGGTCGCCGAGACGGGCGTCAACGCCCAGGCGATCGCTGGCACCGGCAAGGACGGTCGCGTGACCAAGGGCGACGTCATCGCCCACGTGGAGGCCCCCAAGGCCGCCGTGGTCCCCGCGGCTCCCGTGGCCGTGCCGGCGGGCCTGCGCCCCAGCCAGCGCGTGCCCATGACCCGCATCCGCGCCCGCATCGCCCAGCGCCTCAAGGAGGTCCAGAACACCGCCGCGCTGCTGACGACCTTCAACGAGGTCAACATGAAGCCGGTCATGGACCTTCGCAAGAAGTACCAGGACCAGTTCGTCAAGAAGTACGGCATCAAGCTGGGCTTCATGAGCTTCTTCGTGGCGGCGGTGACCGAGGCCCTCAAGCAGTTCCCGGTCATCAACGCCTCGATCGAAGGCAACGACATCGTCTACCACGGCTTCTTCGACATCGGCATCGCGGTGGCCTCCGAGCGCGGCCTGGTCGTGCCCATCCTGCGCGACACCGACGGCATGAGCCTCGCCGACATCGAGAAGGCGATCGGCGCCTTCGCCGACAAGGCCCGCGCCGGTAAGCTGACCCTCGACGACATGACGGGCGGCACCTTCTCGATCACCAACGGCGGCACCTTCGGCTCGATGCTCTCGACGCCGATCGTCAACCAGCCCCAGAGCGCGATTCTCGGGATGCACAACATCATCGAGCGCCCCGTGGCCGAGAACGGCCAGGTGGTGATCCGCCCGATGATGTACCTGGCGCTGTCGTACGATCACCGCATCATCGACGGCAAGGAGGCGGTCCAGTTCCTCGTCACGATCAAGAATCTGCTCGAGGATCCTGCCCGTCTGCTGCTCAAGATCTAA
- a CDS encoding 2-oxoglutarate dehydrogenase E1 component: MQSNDTTPSDQTLMFGGNAGFLEGLYEDYLHDPASIDPEWRQYFDALKTPGSGPDTAHSAIQRSFAEMAQQGPRRQVVATECEPLPHGVSALINAYRNLGHLAANFNPLPLRPKAPVPELELSYYGLSEAVLDSPVTNGDLKGTLREVLAIQRETYCGPIGFEYRYLPRVEREWLQQRIEQAGGKGHYDAKTKRAILDKVVAAEGLEKYLHMRYVGQKRFSLEGGDSLIPLLDRGLHHAGKTGTKEVVIGMAHRGRLNVLINIFGKKASELFAEFEGKKVYAPAFSGDVKYHLGFSSDIKTEGGEVHLSLAFNPSHLEIIGPVVEGSVRAREDRLGDTQRTRVLPILIHGDAAVAGQGVVAETLNLSQLRGYATGGSLHVVINNQVGFSISDPRDARSSRYCTDIAKFIDAPVFHVNGDDPEAAAFAMELALDYRNAFQKDVFIDLVCWRRYGHNESDEPRATQPMMYQLIDKHPGVLSTYVKRLEAEGSLKAGEAKTLSDAYRDALDRGERVAEATESTISWKRAADWKPYVGQTWTAAGDTGTSLDNLKRLGDRLTTIPEGFKLHSRVDRIIQSRRDMLAGKVPLDWGMAENLAYATLLTAGYPIRISGQDSGRGTFFHRHAVLHETSGTTIPEGDLYVPLQHLSSGQARFEVIDSTLSEEAVLAFEYGYTSTEPDALVIWEAQYGDFANGAQAVIDQFISAGETKWQRLSGLVMMLPHGYEGQGPEHSSARLERYMQLCAEDNIQVCVPSTPAQMYHMLRRQMLRPYRKPLIIMSPKSMLRHKLSVSTLDELATGRFQEVIGDDRPSTGINRVVLCSGKLYWELVEAREQHGLNNVALIRLEQLYPFPEAQIKAELAKYPNAPVVWAQEEPLNQGAWYSFQDNLRSCLAQGQTLTCASRPCSASPAVGYASKHVEQQQAIINQALMPEPVAQLGAKASV, encoded by the coding sequence ATGCAATCGAACGACACCACTCCGTCCGACCAAACCCTGATGTTCGGCGGTAACGCCGGATTCCTTGAAGGCCTCTACGAGGACTACCTTCACGACCCCGCCTCGATCGACCCCGAATGGCGCCAGTACTTCGATGCGCTGAAGACCCCTGGAAGCGGCCCTGATACCGCTCACTCGGCGATTCAGCGCTCTTTTGCTGAAATGGCCCAGCAAGGGCCCCGCCGCCAAGTCGTGGCGACCGAGTGCGAGCCGCTGCCGCACGGCGTCAGCGCCCTGATCAACGCCTACCGCAACCTGGGGCACCTGGCGGCGAACTTCAACCCGCTGCCCCTGCGCCCCAAGGCCCCCGTGCCCGAGCTGGAGCTCTCGTACTACGGCCTGAGCGAGGCCGTGCTCGATAGCCCCGTCACCAACGGCGACCTGAAGGGCACCCTGCGCGAGGTGCTCGCCATCCAGCGCGAGACCTACTGCGGCCCCATCGGCTTTGAGTACCGCTACCTGCCCCGCGTCGAGCGCGAGTGGCTCCAGCAGCGGATCGAGCAGGCCGGTGGCAAGGGCCACTACGATGCCAAGACCAAGCGCGCCATCCTGGACAAGGTCGTCGCGGCCGAAGGCCTCGAAAAGTACCTCCACATGCGCTACGTCGGCCAGAAGCGCTTCTCCCTCGAAGGGGGCGACTCGCTCATCCCGCTGCTCGATCGGGGCCTCCACCACGCCGGCAAGACCGGCACCAAGGAGGTCGTGATCGGCATGGCCCACCGCGGCCGCCTCAACGTCCTGATCAACATCTTCGGCAAGAAGGCGAGCGAGCTGTTCGCCGAGTTCGAAGGCAAGAAGGTCTACGCCCCCGCCTTCTCGGGTGACGTCAAGTACCACCTGGGTTTCTCCTCGGACATCAAGACCGAGGGCGGTGAGGTCCACCTCTCGCTGGCCTTCAACCCCTCTCACCTCGAAATCATCGGCCCGGTGGTCGAGGGTTCGGTCCGCGCTCGCGAAGACCGCCTCGGTGACACCCAGCGCACCCGCGTGCTGCCCATCCTCATCCACGGTGATGCGGCGGTGGCCGGCCAGGGCGTCGTGGCAGAGACCCTCAACCTCTCGCAGCTGCGTGGCTACGCCACCGGCGGCAGCCTCCACGTGGTGATCAATAACCAGGTGGGCTTCAGCATCAGCGATCCGCGCGATGCCCGCTCCAGCCGGTACTGCACCGATATCGCGAAGTTCATCGACGCGCCGGTCTTCCACGTCAACGGGGACGACCCCGAGGCGGCGGCCTTCGCCATGGAGCTCGCCCTCGACTACCGCAACGCCTTCCAGAAGGACGTCTTCATCGACCTGGTCTGCTGGCGGCGTTACGGCCACAACGAGTCGGACGAGCCCCGCGCCACTCAGCCGATGATGTACCAGCTCATCGACAAGCACCCCGGCGTGCTCTCGACCTACGTCAAGCGCCTCGAAGCCGAGGGCAGCCTCAAGGCCGGCGAGGCCAAGACGCTCTCCGACGCCTACCGGGATGCGCTGGATCGTGGCGAGCGCGTCGCCGAGGCGACCGAGTCGACCATCTCCTGGAAGCGCGCCGCCGACTGGAAGCCCTACGTGGGTCAGACCTGGACGGCTGCCGGTGACACGGGCACCAGCCTCGACAACCTCAAGCGCCTGGGCGATCGCCTCACGACCATCCCCGAGGGCTTCAAGCTGCACTCGCGGGTGGACCGCATCATCCAGAGCCGCCGCGACATGCTCGCAGGCAAGGTCCCGCTCGACTGGGGTATGGCCGAGAACCTCGCCTACGCGACCCTGCTCACCGCCGGGTACCCGATCCGCATCAGCGGCCAGGACAGCGGCCGCGGCACGTTCTTCCACCGCCATGCGGTGCTGCACGAGACCAGCGGTACGACCATCCCCGAGGGCGACCTCTACGTGCCCCTGCAGCACCTCAGCTCCGGTCAGGCGCGTTTCGAGGTCATCGACTCGACCCTGTCCGAGGAAGCGGTGCTCGCCTTCGAATACGGCTACACCAGCACCGAGCCCGATGCCCTGGTCATCTGGGAGGCCCAGTACGGCGACTTCGCCAACGGCGCCCAGGCGGTCATCGACCAGTTCATCAGCGCGGGCGAGACCAAGTGGCAGCGCCTCTCGGGCCTCGTCATGATGCTGCCGCACGGGTACGAGGGCCAGGGTCCCGAGCACTCGTCGGCGCGTCTCGAGCGCTACATGCAGCTCTGCGCCGAGGACAACATCCAGGTCTGCGTGCCCAGCACCCCGGCCCAGATGTACCACATGCTGCGCCGTCAGATGCTGCGCCCCTACCGCAAGCCGCTCATCATCATGTCGCCCAAGAGCATGCTCCGGCACAAGCTCTCGGTCTCGACCCTCGACGAGCTCGCCACCGGCCGCTTCCAGGAAGTGATCGGCGACGATCGCCCCTCGACCGGCATCAACCGGGTCGTGCTGTGCAGCGGCAAGCTGTACTGGGAGCTGGTCGAGGCCCGCGAGCAGCACGGCCTCAACAACGTCGCGCTGATCCGCCTCGAGCAGCTGTACCCCTTCCCCGAAGCCCAGATCAAGGCCGAGCTCGCCAAGTATCCCAACGCTCCGGTCGTCTGGGCCCAGGAAGAGCCCCTCAACCAGGGCGCTTGGTACTCGTTCCAGGACAACCTGCGTTCGTGCCTGGCCCAGGGCCAGACCCTGACCTGCGCGAGCCGGCCCTGCTCGGCCTCGCCCGCGGTCGGCTACGCTTCCAAGCACGTCGAGCAGCAACAAGCCATCATCAACCAGGCCCTCATGCCCGAGCCGGTCGCTCAGCTCGGCGCGAAGGCTTCGGTCTAG
- a CDS encoding TonB-dependent receptor, translating to MRIRRWALLPCVMLVAMPALAAETLELTPVTVRAARPRFPEQPQAVTLIDRAKIEASGASNLAQLLRHEGGLSIREYGPVGQLSTATMRGSLGEGVLVLRDGIKLNSPTLGGADLSTIPLIGVERVEILSGGASGLFGSEAVGGVINLISGQAPSSRLEAGAGSWGQRFVRAETGGVVGDTTLRAAINRQGADNAYPYYDAIRREEKSRLNAGLDALGVSIGARHNWLDDVLSADLSLSDQQKGVPGPINVPSAKAAQRDQDALAAIRWERFWQDGPRQLTSLSHRHNLLDYSDPLAGGGMDSETIVDTTDLQTQLEWTGEFNVASWGLGVTQDALGSSNLGARARTSLVTFVHDTWSISDRFTLHGNLRLDHNSTFGLNTSPRVGGTFALSSDARLRFAAGQAYRAPTFNDLYWPSGGNPTLRPEITRLFEVGADLARGKALSGAVTAFLNQGTDTIMWLPGANGMWSPSNIGRTETLGLELKAALSPLDALKFEGSGTWLSARDLATAGAGAGKFLMYRPDLFGRLEATWRPFEPLALSAGWDYTGKRYTTAANTEFLEPVGLWSARASYAATRHDTLSVRGENLSNAYYELQPNYPMPGASVMASWAHSF from the coding sequence ATGCGCATTCGCCGCTGGGCGCTCTTGCCCTGCGTCATGCTGGTCGCCATGCCGGCCCTGGCCGCCGAAACGCTCGAACTGACACCGGTGACGGTGCGCGCGGCGCGTCCGCGCTTCCCCGAGCAGCCCCAGGCCGTCACGCTCATCGACAGGGCCAAGATCGAGGCCTCTGGCGCAAGTAATCTGGCCCAACTGCTGCGCCACGAGGGAGGCCTCTCGATTCGCGAATACGGCCCCGTTGGCCAGCTTTCGACCGCCACCATGCGCGGGTCGCTCGGCGAGGGCGTTCTGGTTCTCCGAGATGGGATCAAGCTCAACAGTCCGACCCTGGGGGGCGCGGATCTCTCGACCATCCCCCTGATCGGAGTGGAACGGGTTGAGATCCTCTCAGGCGGGGCTTCCGGCCTGTTCGGCTCCGAGGCGGTGGGTGGGGTCATCAACTTGATCTCCGGCCAGGCCCCGTCAAGCCGTCTGGAGGCAGGCGCCGGCAGCTGGGGACAGCGCTTCGTGCGGGCCGAGACCGGTGGGGTTGTCGGCGACACCACCCTCAGGGCTGCGATCAACCGGCAGGGTGCCGACAACGCCTACCCGTACTATGACGCGATCCGACGCGAGGAGAAGAGTCGCCTGAATGCCGGGCTCGATGCGCTCGGTGTTTCGATCGGGGCGAGGCACAATTGGCTGGATGATGTCCTGAGCGCCGACCTGTCTCTCTCGGACCAGCAGAAGGGGGTCCCGGGTCCCATCAACGTGCCTTCCGCCAAGGCTGCTCAGCGCGATCAAGACGCGCTGGCCGCCATTCGCTGGGAGCGTTTCTGGCAGGACGGCCCCCGGCAGCTCACATCCCTCTCGCATCGTCACAACCTCCTGGACTACAGCGATCCGCTCGCGGGGGGAGGCATGGACTCAGAGACGATCGTGGACACGACCGATCTGCAGACGCAACTTGAGTGGACGGGAGAATTCAACGTCGCAAGCTGGGGACTCGGGGTGACCCAGGATGCGCTGGGCAGCAGCAACCTCGGCGCTCGCGCGCGCACCTCGCTGGTCACTTTCGTGCACGACACCTGGTCCATCAGCGATCGCTTCACCTTGCATGGGAACTTGCGCCTCGATCACAACTCCACCTTCGGCCTGAACACCAGTCCTCGCGTGGGAGGCACTTTCGCACTCTCGAGTGACGCGCGTTTGCGTTTCGCGGCAGGGCAGGCTTACCGGGCGCCCACCTTCAACGACCTCTACTGGCCGTCCGGCGGCAATCCAACGCTGCGCCCCGAGATCACCCGACTCTTCGAGGTGGGGGCGGACCTCGCCCGCGGCAAGGCCCTCTCGGGGGCCGTGACCGCCTTTCTCAATCAGGGCACGGACACGATCATGTGGCTGCCGGGGGCCAACGGGATGTGGAGCCCGAGCAACATCGGGCGGACCGAGACCCTGGGCCTCGAGTTGAAGGCGGCGCTCAGTCCCCTGGATGCCTTGAAATTCGAGGGCAGCGGGACCTGGCTCTCAGCGCGGGACCTCGCAACGGCGGGGGCAGGCGCAGGCAAGTTCCTGATGTATCGCCCGGACCTCTTCGGCCGCCTGGAAGCGACCTGGCGCCCATTCGAGCCCCTCGCGCTGAGCGCCGGCTGGGATTACACGGGCAAGCGCTATACCACCGCCGCGAACACCGAGTTCCTGGAGCCCGTTGGCCTGTGGTCTGCCCGGGCGAGCTACGCCGCGACGCGGCACGACACGCTGAGCGTCCGGGGCGAGAACCTTTCGAACGCTTATTACGAACTGCAACCCAACTACCCGATGCCCGGGGCCAGCGTTATGGCTTCATGGGCGCATTCTTTCTAA
- a CDS encoding CHASE domain-containing protein produces MLVACLGLAVSIAAYFGVREREQERQRHRLEQQSSGVATSLISNLTDYLEVLHSVRAFYDANPRVDRAQFRTFATTTLARHPGIKALEWVPRVPGAERQAFEARARAEGLAAFRITERDAAGRLVPAAERSEYYPVYFVEPQAENAQALGHSPQIATRQQALAQARDAGNVVATERFSLIQDRSNGAGVVAFLPVYRGGGVPDTIAERRERLMGFVEGVFRVDDIVTATLRGVEPKALNFHLYDDSAADPARFLVGYADGRPLRAPATVSAKPWSLGFDFGSRRWSFMFYPAFGAVAGGLFPWTVLLAGFLFTGLSGGYLFSLLSRKADIEREVIERTTENQRAFEEISRRTLELQQAQELDRLKTNFVSAVSHDLRAPLTSILGYAEFLEEEIGGPLSPAQRGFVEQIGKGTHRMEHLLDDLLDFARIDAGTFVLRVQPVDLGAQIREIAESLTPQLADAHLALEVAVPPTPLLAALDAQRIERVFINLLNNAIKFTPAEGTIRVRAMRSPDGLRCEVEDTGIGIAPEDLPRLFQPFSQIENGLHRGGAGLGLSISKTIVEAHGGSIEVSSKPGQGSLFVLRFPETAERAAETTLSN; encoded by the coding sequence GTGCTGGTTGCGTGCCTCGGGCTGGCCGTCTCGATCGCGGCCTATTTCGGGGTGCGCGAGCGCGAGCAGGAGCGCCAACGCCACCGTCTCGAACAGCAATCGAGCGGAGTCGCCACCAGCCTCATCAGCAATCTGACCGATTACCTGGAGGTGCTCCACTCCGTTCGGGCCTTCTACGATGCGAACCCCAGGGTCGATCGCGCACAGTTTCGGACCTTCGCCACCACCACCTTGGCCCGTCACCCCGGGATCAAGGCCCTCGAATGGGTGCCCCGGGTGCCTGGGGCCGAGCGTCAGGCCTTCGAAGCGCGGGCCCGGGCGGAGGGCCTCGCCGCCTTCCGGATCACCGAGCGGGATGCTGCGGGGCGCCTGGTGCCAGCCGCCGAGCGCAGCGAGTACTATCCGGTCTACTTCGTCGAGCCCCAGGCCGAGAACGCGCAGGCCTTGGGCCATTCGCCCCAGATCGCGACGCGTCAGCAGGCCCTTGCCCAGGCGCGCGACGCCGGCAATGTGGTTGCAACCGAACGTTTCTCCTTGATCCAAGATCGCTCGAACGGGGCTGGAGTGGTCGCCTTCTTGCCCGTCTATCGCGGCGGCGGCGTCCCCGATACGATCGCCGAGCGCCGCGAGCGCTTGATGGGCTTCGTGGAAGGCGTGTTCCGGGTCGACGACATCGTGACCGCCACCCTGCGGGGAGTAGAGCCGAAGGCCCTCAACTTTCACCTCTACGACGACTCCGCTGCAGACCCGGCGCGCTTCTTGGTCGGCTACGCGGACGGACGCCCGCTGCGCGCCCCTGCCACCGTGAGCGCCAAGCCCTGGTCGCTCGGCTTCGACTTCGGGAGCAGGCGCTGGTCGTTCATGTTCTACCCGGCGTTCGGCGCCGTGGCCGGGGGCCTCTTCCCGTGGACGGTCCTGCTCGCGGGCTTCCTCTTCACGGGCTTGAGCGGCGGCTATCTCTTCAGCCTCCTGAGCCGGAAGGCGGACATCGAGCGTGAGGTCATCGAACGGACCACCGAGAACCAGCGCGCCTTTGAGGAGATCTCCCGGCGCACCCTGGAGCTGCAGCAGGCTCAGGAGCTCGATCGCCTCAAGACCAACTTCGTCAGCGCCGTCTCCCACGACCTGCGCGCGCCGTTGACCTCGATCCTGGGCTACGCGGAGTTTCTGGAAGAAGAGATCGGGGGCCCCTTGAGCCCCGCGCAGCGCGGCTTCGTGGAGCAGATCGGCAAGGGGACGCACCGCATGGAGCACCTGCTGGACGACTTGCTGGACTTTGCGCGGATCGACGCGGGCACCTTCGTGCTGCGCGTGCAGCCGGTGGATCTCGGCGCGCAGATCCGCGAGATCGCCGAAAGCCTCACGCCCCAGCTGGCCGACGCGCACCTGGCCCTGGAGGTCGCGGTGCCCCCGACGCCCTTGCTCGCGGCCCTCGACGCGCAGCGCATCGAGCGGGTGTTCATCAACCTCCTGAACAACGCCATCAAGTTCACCCCGGCCGAGGGGACCATCCGGGTCCGAGCCATGCGCTCACCCGATGGGCTACGCTGCGAGGTGGAGGACACGGGGATCGGGATCGCCCCCGAGGACTTGCCACGCCTGTTCCAGCCCTTCTCCCAGATCGAGAATGGCCTGCACCGTGGCGGCGCAGGCCTCGGCCTGAGCATCAGCAAGACGATCGTCGAGGCCCACGGCGGCTCGATCGAGGTCAGCAGCAAGCCCGGCCAGGGCAGCCTCTTCGTGCTGCGCTTCCCCGAAACGGCCGAGAGGGCGGCCGAAACCACCCTCTCGAACTGA